From a region of the Streptacidiphilus albus JL83 genome:
- a CDS encoding replication-associated recombination protein A yields MEPDLFTAAAEERQAREPGRSPLAVRMRPRTLDEVAGQRRLLGEGSPLRRLVAGAAGPAATSSVILYGPPGTGKTTLAYVISQATEKRFVELSAITAGVKEVRAVIESARREVGSSGRETTLFLDEIHRFSKAQQDSLLPAVENRWVTLIAATTENPFFSVISPLLSRSLLLTLESLTEDDIRELLRRAVADERGLGGTLALADDAEDHLVRIAGGDARKALTALEAAAGTALALGGAEIRLADVEQAVDKAAVRYDRDGDQHYDVASALIKSIRGSDVDAALHYLARMIEAGEDPRFIARRLMISASEDIGLADPNALPLAVAAAQAVAMIGFPEASLTLSHAVIALALAPKSNSATVAIGAALADVRKGLAGPVPAHLRDGHYAGAKKLGHAQGYVYPHDLPEGVAAQQYAPDAVHGTRYYEPTRRGGEARYADIAEWVRGRLAGQ; encoded by the coding sequence GTGGAACCCGATCTCTTCACCGCCGCCGCCGAGGAACGCCAGGCCAGGGAGCCGGGGCGGTCGCCGCTCGCGGTGCGGATGCGGCCGCGCACGCTGGACGAGGTGGCCGGGCAGCGCCGGCTGCTGGGGGAGGGGTCGCCGCTGCGGCGGCTGGTGGCCGGCGCCGCCGGGCCCGCCGCCACCTCGTCGGTGATCCTCTACGGGCCGCCCGGCACCGGCAAGACCACCCTCGCCTATGTGATCAGCCAGGCCACCGAGAAGCGCTTCGTCGAACTCTCCGCGATCACCGCCGGGGTCAAGGAGGTCCGCGCGGTCATCGAGTCCGCCCGCCGCGAGGTCGGTTCCTCCGGCCGGGAGACCACCCTCTTCCTGGACGAGATCCACCGCTTCTCCAAGGCCCAGCAGGACTCGCTGCTCCCCGCCGTCGAGAACCGCTGGGTCACCCTGATCGCCGCGACCACCGAGAACCCCTTCTTCTCGGTGATCTCGCCGCTGCTCTCCCGCTCGCTGCTGCTCACCCTGGAGTCGCTCACCGAGGATGACATCCGCGAGCTGCTGCGGCGCGCGGTCGCCGACGAGCGCGGCCTCGGCGGGACGCTGGCGCTGGCCGACGACGCCGAGGACCACCTGGTCCGGATCGCCGGCGGGGACGCCCGGAAGGCGCTCACCGCGCTGGAGGCGGCGGCCGGCACCGCGCTGGCGCTGGGCGGCGCGGAGATCCGGCTGGCCGACGTCGAGCAGGCGGTGGACAAGGCCGCCGTCCGCTACGACCGGGACGGTGACCAGCACTACGACGTGGCCAGTGCGCTGATCAAGTCGATCCGCGGCAGCGACGTGGACGCGGCGCTGCACTACCTGGCGCGGATGATCGAGGCGGGGGAGGACCCGCGCTTCATCGCCCGCCGGCTGATGATCTCGGCCAGCGAGGACATCGGGCTGGCCGACCCCAACGCGCTGCCGCTGGCGGTCGCGGCGGCGCAGGCGGTGGCGATGATCGGCTTCCCGGAGGCCTCGCTCACCCTCTCCCACGCGGTGATCGCGCTGGCGCTGGCGCCCAAGTCCAACTCGGCGACGGTGGCCATCGGCGCGGCCCTGGCCGACGTCCGCAAGGGGCTGGCCGGTCCGGTGCCGGCGCATCTGCGGGACGGCCACTACGCCGGGGCGAAGAAACTGGGGCACGCCCAGGGCTACGTCTACCCGCACGACCTGCCCGAGGGGGTCGCCGCCCAGCAGTACGCCCCGGACGCGGTCCACGGCACCCGCTACTACGAGCCGACCCGGCGCGGGGGCGAGGCCCGCTACGCCGATATCGCGGAGTGGGTGCGCGGGCGGCTGGCCGGGCAGTAG
- a CDS encoding TNT domain-containing protein, with protein sequence MRTRRNLASLLAAAAMLASAVVATGAGTAQAATPAADSTSVSATASTPLDQCSATYFDSDYRLGPQQLPLFGLVGWELIGYHRSGDLTNAQLLAQYYSPTANSGSPGWIYPPDNGYVIAPNGKPEEGTQTLRPGQDIDRYGSEYGSFLAPEGISYASRSIPPSSLDSTPAATCNYHDYRVVKAFTVDSGPIAPWFGQPGHGWQYQLDSTLVPGAPAQLNVGWLVDNGYLARV encoded by the coding sequence ATGCGCACCCGTAGGAACCTGGCGTCACTGCTCGCCGCCGCCGCCATGCTCGCGTCCGCCGTCGTCGCCACCGGCGCCGGCACCGCACAGGCGGCCACGCCCGCGGCCGACAGTACGTCCGTGTCCGCCACGGCCTCGACGCCGCTCGACCAGTGCTCGGCGACGTACTTCGACAGCGACTACCGGCTCGGTCCGCAGCAGCTGCCGCTGTTCGGGCTGGTCGGCTGGGAGCTCATCGGCTACCACCGCTCGGGCGACCTCACCAACGCCCAGCTGCTGGCGCAGTACTACAGCCCGACCGCCAACTCCGGCTCGCCGGGCTGGATCTACCCGCCGGACAACGGCTATGTGATCGCGCCGAACGGCAAGCCGGAGGAGGGCACCCAGACCTTGCGGCCGGGCCAGGACATCGACCGCTACGGCAGCGAGTACGGCTCCTTCCTCGCCCCCGAGGGGATCTCCTACGCCTCCCGTTCGATCCCGCCGTCCAGCCTGGACAGCACCCCGGCGGCGACCTGCAACTACCACGACTACCGGGTGGTCAAGGCGTTCACGGTGGACTCGGGTCCGATCGCCCCGTGGTTCGGTCAGCCCGGCCACGGCTGGCAGTACCAGCTGGACTCCACCCTGGTGCCCGGTGCGCCGGCCCAGCTGAACGTGGGGTGGCTGGTCGACAACGGCTACCTGGCCCGGGTCTGA
- a CDS encoding ATP-binding protein, which translates to MNHRSHSDLPSEATSLVGRSEELGTAARLLTRGRLVTVVGPGGVGKSRLALRAAAEAAPGFADGARLVDCSLVTDAALLGHTLVAALRLTDSNFQGPTAVLTERLGRRRQLLVLDGCEQLADSCALLCAELLASAPGLRLLVTSRQPLGLPGELLLPLAPLPADGPRTAGVALFAERAAEVRPGFRLTPANQEAVTALCRRLDGIPLALELAAVQLRTLTVEQLSERLDDRFRLLADGREADARDTPGRDTGGGLPRHRTLRTAVGWSHELCPPKERLLWARISVFAGPFDLDAAEYVCAGTGLAADEIHGLLDGLVTKSVLLRSGGESDDPHSIGYRMLDTLREYGLGWLRVSGEAAALQRRHRDWFLGVACWGELEWFSPRQLETGGRTQRCYANLRAALEYCTTTPGEEQYALVLAGTLWYYWVGCGHLGEGRHWLDLALARAPEPTDPRAKALWVVGYVSTLQGDLDHAEEALADCRAQAVATGDELAYAYAVHRQGCAALFQDDLPRAVELFGEALQRYEKLGELNSNVLMAMYELAVALLSSGERPQGEALLERFRGVCERHGEQWAYTYGLFTLAYMQWHDTGGDVDSARATVVEAIRVNHLFRDLTGIVLGLEMLALLTTEAGPDGGPGDLREARLLQGAADTLWQSMGFPLLDSDYLLANHAECEARVLAGLPRDEADEWFRRGAGLDLEAAVRRALSGSGRNHEERTAPRLP; encoded by the coding sequence ATGAACCATCGTTCGCACAGCGACCTCCCGTCGGAGGCCACCAGCCTGGTCGGCCGGTCCGAGGAACTGGGGACCGCGGCGCGGCTGTTGACCCGGGGCCGGCTGGTCACCGTGGTCGGTCCCGGGGGTGTCGGCAAGAGCCGGCTGGCCCTGCGCGCCGCCGCCGAGGCCGCGCCCGGCTTCGCCGACGGCGCCCGGCTGGTGGACTGCTCGCTGGTCACCGATGCCGCGCTGCTCGGCCACACCCTGGTCGCCGCGCTGCGGCTGACCGACAGCAACTTCCAGGGCCCGACCGCCGTGCTCACCGAGCGGCTGGGCCGGCGCCGACAGCTGCTGGTGCTGGACGGCTGCGAACAGCTCGCCGACAGCTGCGCCCTGCTCTGCGCCGAGCTGCTGGCGTCCGCGCCCGGGCTGCGGCTGCTGGTGACCAGCCGTCAGCCGCTCGGTCTCCCCGGCGAACTGCTGCTGCCGTTGGCCCCGTTGCCCGCCGACGGCCCCCGGACCGCCGGGGTCGCGCTGTTCGCCGAGCGCGCCGCCGAGGTCCGGCCCGGGTTCCGGCTCACCCCCGCCAACCAGGAGGCCGTGACCGCCCTCTGCCGTCGGCTCGACGGCATCCCGCTGGCCCTGGAGCTCGCCGCGGTGCAGCTGCGCACCCTCACCGTGGAGCAGCTGTCCGAGCGCCTGGACGACCGCTTCCGGCTGCTCGCCGACGGCCGCGAGGCCGACGCTCGTGACACCCCCGGTCGCGACACCGGCGGCGGCCTGCCCCGGCACCGGACGCTGCGCACCGCCGTCGGCTGGAGCCACGAGCTCTGCCCGCCGAAGGAGCGGCTGCTCTGGGCCCGGATCTCGGTCTTCGCCGGCCCCTTCGACCTGGACGCCGCCGAGTACGTCTGCGCCGGCACCGGGCTGGCGGCCGACGAGATCCACGGCCTGCTGGACGGACTGGTCACCAAGTCCGTGCTGCTCCGGTCCGGGGGCGAGTCCGACGACCCGCACAGCATCGGCTACCGGATGCTGGACACCCTGCGGGAGTACGGCCTCGGCTGGCTCCGGGTCTCCGGGGAGGCCGCGGCGCTGCAGCGGCGGCACCGCGACTGGTTCCTCGGCGTGGCCTGCTGGGGCGAGCTGGAGTGGTTCAGCCCCCGGCAGCTGGAGACCGGCGGGCGCACCCAGCGCTGCTACGCCAACCTCCGCGCGGCGCTGGAGTACTGCACCACCACCCCGGGCGAGGAGCAGTACGCGCTGGTCCTGGCCGGGACGCTCTGGTACTACTGGGTCGGCTGCGGGCACCTCGGCGAGGGCCGGCACTGGCTCGACCTGGCGCTGGCCCGGGCGCCGGAGCCGACCGACCCGCGGGCCAAGGCGCTCTGGGTGGTCGGCTACGTCTCCACCCTCCAGGGCGACCTGGACCACGCCGAGGAGGCCCTGGCCGATTGCCGGGCCCAGGCCGTGGCCACCGGTGACGAACTGGCCTACGCCTACGCCGTCCACCGGCAGGGCTGCGCCGCCCTGTTCCAGGACGACCTGCCGCGCGCGGTCGAGCTGTTCGGCGAGGCGCTGCAGCGCTACGAGAAGCTCGGCGAGCTCAACAGCAATGTGCTGATGGCCATGTACGAACTGGCCGTGGCGCTGCTCTCCAGCGGCGAGCGGCCGCAGGGCGAGGCACTGCTGGAACGATTCCGCGGTGTCTGCGAGCGGCACGGCGAGCAGTGGGCCTACACCTACGGGCTGTTCACCCTGGCCTACATGCAGTGGCACGACACCGGCGGCGACGTCGACTCGGCCCGGGCGACGGTGGTCGAGGCGATCCGGGTCAACCACCTGTTCCGGGACCTCACCGGGATCGTGCTGGGCCTGGAGATGCTGGCGCTGCTGACCACCGAGGCCGGTCCGGACGGCGGGCCCGGCGACCTGCGCGAGGCCCGGCTGCTCCAGGGCGCGGCGGACACCCTGTGGCAGTCGATGGGATTCCCGCTGCTGGACTCGGACTACCTGCTGGCCAACCATGCCGAGTGCGAGGCCAGGGTGCTGGCCGGGCTCCCCCGGGACGAGGCCGACGAGTGGTTCCGGCGGGGCGCCGGGCTGGATCTGGAGGCCGCGGTCCGACGCGCCCTCTCCGGCTCCGGGCGGAACCACGAGGAACGCACCGCGCCCCGGCTGCCGTGA
- a CDS encoding carbohydrate ABC transporter permease: MTTSQPLSAPTGTRGAPRRPARRNRPGRTAAGFLLPFALLFVCLYLAPICYSVYQSLFTMHRSGLGLSAPTQVFGGLANYTRALGDAAFRSSLLRVLLIGVVQVPLMLGLALGLALLLDARTTLFKRFFRLAFFLPYALPGVIGAIMWAFLYAPGLSPISSALAHLGLHVDFVSGGMLAPSIGNMITWGWTGYNMLIIYSALQAVPGELSEAAVMDGCGPWRIAWHIKIPAVRSALVLTTVFSIIGTAQLYNEPAVLQNIAPTLSSSYTPIFAAYNAVNDNDFGRAAADSVILAVLTFALSFGLLRLVQRRGDTQ; the protein is encoded by the coding sequence GTGACCACCTCCCAGCCCCTGTCGGCACCGACAGGAACCCGCGGCGCGCCGCGCAGGCCCGCCCGGCGCAACCGGCCGGGCCGGACCGCCGCCGGATTCCTGCTGCCGTTCGCCCTGCTGTTCGTCTGCCTCTACCTGGCGCCGATCTGCTACTCCGTCTACCAGAGCCTGTTCACCATGCACCGGTCCGGGCTCGGACTGAGCGCGCCCACCCAGGTCTTCGGCGGACTGGCCAACTACACCCGGGCGCTGGGCGACGCCGCCTTCCGCTCCTCGCTGCTCCGGGTGCTGCTGATCGGCGTGGTGCAGGTGCCGCTGATGCTGGGCCTGGCGCTCGGCCTGGCACTGCTGCTGGACGCCCGGACCACGCTGTTCAAGCGCTTCTTCCGGCTGGCGTTCTTCCTGCCCTACGCCCTGCCCGGGGTCATCGGCGCGATCATGTGGGCCTTCCTCTACGCCCCCGGCCTCAGCCCGATCAGCTCGGCGCTGGCCCACCTCGGCCTGCACGTGGACTTCGTCTCCGGCGGGATGCTGGCCCCCTCGATCGGCAACATGATCACCTGGGGCTGGACCGGCTACAACATGCTGATCATCTACTCGGCGCTGCAGGCCGTCCCCGGTGAGCTGTCCGAGGCCGCCGTCATGGACGGCTGCGGGCCCTGGCGGATCGCCTGGCACATCAAGATCCCGGCGGTGCGTTCGGCCCTGGTGCTCACCACGGTCTTCTCCATCATCGGCACCGCCCAGCTCTACAACGAGCCGGCCGTGCTGCAGAACATCGCCCCGACCCTCAGCAGCAGCTACACCCCGATCTTCGCCGCCTACAACGCGGTCAACGACAACGACTTCGGCCGCGCCGCCGCCGACTCGGTGATCCTGGCCGTGCTGACCTTCGCGCTGTCGTTCGGACTGCTGCGCCTCGTCCAGCGCCGGGGAGACACCCAGTGA
- a CDS encoding extracellular solute-binding protein: METRWMRAAGIAAATLVALTACSSSSTSGSSASGGTAAGPVKIQFWGWAPGYAQSVALFNKTHPDIQVSFETTASGSKGGYTKMLTAVKAGNAPCLAQVGYETLPSFAAAGALQDVSADADSAKSQFAAWTWNQVSIGGQVFGIPVDTAPMALLYRKDLFAKYGITTPPATWADYAADAAKVHAADPSVYLGDFGNDAYQYAGLDWQAGAGWFGTSNNSWQVSIDSAANAKVADYWQGLLGKHLLKPDPSYDASLYKDMSDGKILSDVNAVWDAPIIATSVDKSTSGKWAVAPMPVWDASNPVYGNDGGSATAVLKGCNDAKAATEFAVWMSTNADSVSNLIKVTGIYPAATSGLTNAALSTPDAFYGNQVIYDVFKAETPNISTTWQWGPTMTQTSTDLGTGLGQAGSGSSTLPSVLTSVQNSTVAELKNQGLSVG; encoded by the coding sequence GTGGAGACCCGATGGATGCGAGCTGCCGGGATCGCGGCGGCCACCCTCGTCGCACTCACCGCCTGCAGCAGTAGCTCGACGAGCGGCAGCTCCGCCTCGGGCGGCACGGCTGCCGGCCCCGTCAAGATCCAGTTCTGGGGCTGGGCCCCGGGCTACGCGCAGTCGGTGGCCCTGTTCAACAAGACCCACCCCGACATCCAGGTCAGCTTCGAGACCACGGCCTCGGGCTCCAAGGGCGGCTACACCAAGATGCTGACGGCGGTGAAGGCCGGCAACGCGCCCTGTCTGGCCCAGGTCGGCTACGAGACCCTGCCCAGCTTCGCCGCCGCCGGCGCCCTGCAGGACGTCTCCGCCGACGCCGACAGCGCCAAGTCGCAGTTCGCGGCCTGGACCTGGAACCAGGTGAGCATCGGCGGCCAGGTCTTCGGCATCCCGGTGGACACCGCGCCGATGGCGCTGCTCTACCGGAAGGACCTGTTCGCCAAGTACGGCATCACCACCCCGCCCGCCACCTGGGCCGACTACGCGGCCGACGCCGCCAAGGTGCACGCCGCCGACCCGAGCGTCTACCTCGGCGACTTCGGCAACGACGCCTACCAGTACGCCGGGCTCGACTGGCAGGCCGGCGCCGGCTGGTTCGGCACCAGCAACAACTCCTGGCAGGTCAGCATCGACAGCGCGGCCAACGCCAAGGTCGCCGACTACTGGCAGGGCCTGCTGGGCAAGCACCTGCTCAAGCCCGACCCCAGCTACGACGCCTCGCTCTACAAGGACATGAGCGACGGCAAGATCCTCTCCGACGTCAACGCCGTCTGGGACGCCCCGATCATCGCCACCAGCGTCGACAAGTCGACCTCCGGCAAGTGGGCCGTGGCCCCGATGCCGGTCTGGGACGCGAGCAACCCGGTCTACGGCAACGACGGCGGCTCGGCCACCGCCGTGCTCAAGGGCTGCAACGACGCCAAGGCCGCCACCGAGTTCGCGGTCTGGATGAGCACCAACGCCGACAGCGTCAGCAACCTGATCAAGGTCACCGGCATCTACCCGGCCGCCACCTCGGGCCTGACCAACGCCGCGCTCAGCACCCCCGACGCCTTCTACGGCAACCAGGTCATCTACGACGTCTTCAAGGCCGAGACGCCGAACATCTCCACCACCTGGCAGTGGGGTCCGACCATGACCCAGACCTCGACCGACCTCGGCACCGGCCTGGGCCAGGCCGGCAGCGGCAGCAGCACCCTGCCGTCTGTGCTGACCAGCGTCCAGAACTCGACCGTGGCCGAGCTGAAGAACCAGGGCCTCAGCGTCGGCTGA
- a CDS encoding carbohydrate ABC transporter permease, whose product MSLHLTDRPDTGTERTARTEPRRARFSPARWIILAGMIMSAVYFLLPVWWLLVNSTKENNQLYSTNGFWFAHFSLFSNVQSVFTRSGGIYGQWLANSALYAVLGAGISTLISAMAGYALAKYRYRGREAIFNVVLGAVLIPQPLLAIPLYLMFSPVHIVNTYWSVLLPSMVSPFGVYLSRVYAAASVPDELLEAGRIDGAGEFRIFSTIALRVMSPALVTVFLFQFVAIWTNYLLPALMLANQKLQPVTVGIVGWQSQRGIGSSSVPFNIIITAAMVSVVPLVIMFLFLQRFWRSGLAAGSLKG is encoded by the coding sequence GTGAGCCTGCACCTGACCGACCGTCCGGACACCGGCACGGAGCGCACCGCCCGCACCGAGCCCCGGCGCGCCCGCTTCTCGCCCGCCCGCTGGATCATCCTCGCCGGGATGATCATGTCGGCGGTCTACTTCCTGCTGCCGGTCTGGTGGCTGCTGGTCAACTCCACCAAGGAGAACAACCAGCTCTACTCGACCAACGGCTTCTGGTTCGCCCACTTCAGCCTCTTCAGCAACGTCCAGTCCGTGTTCACCCGCAGCGGCGGCATCTACGGGCAGTGGCTGGCCAACAGCGCCCTCTACGCGGTGCTCGGCGCGGGCATCAGCACCCTGATCTCCGCCATGGCCGGCTACGCCCTGGCCAAGTACCGCTACCGGGGCCGCGAGGCGATCTTCAACGTCGTCCTCGGCGCGGTGCTGATCCCGCAGCCGCTGCTGGCCATTCCGCTCTACCTGATGTTCTCCCCGGTGCACATCGTCAACACCTACTGGAGCGTGCTGCTGCCGAGCATGGTCAGCCCGTTCGGGGTCTACCTGTCCCGGGTCTACGCCGCCGCCTCGGTACCGGACGAGCTGCTGGAGGCCGGGCGGATCGACGGCGCGGGCGAGTTCCGGATCTTCTCCACCATCGCGCTGCGGGTGATGTCGCCCGCCCTGGTCACGGTCTTCCTGTTCCAGTTCGTCGCGATCTGGACCAACTACCTGCTGCCGGCCCTGATGCTGGCCAACCAGAAGCTGCAGCCGGTCACCGTCGGAATCGTCGGCTGGCAGTCCCAGCGCGGGATCGGCTCCAGTTCGGTGCCGTTCAACATCATCATCACCGCGGCGATGGTCTCGGTCGTCCCGCTGGTCATCATGTTCCTCTTCCTCCAGCGCTTCTGGCGCTCGGGCCTGGCCGCGGGCAGCCTCAAGGGCTGA
- the rpsD gene encoding 30S ribosomal protein S4 has protein sequence MANQKRPKVKIARALGIPLTPKSVKYFEARPYPPGQHGRGRKQNSDYKVRLVEKQRLRAQYDLSETQMARAFDRARKVEGKTGEALISELETRLDSLVLRSGIARTIYQARQMVVHGHIEVNGSKVNRPSFQLKPGFVVTVRDRSKEKTPFQVAREGGNAGEGQTPKYLEVNLKALAFRLDRAPQRREVPVICDEQLVVEYYSR, from the coding sequence ATGGCGAACCAGAAGCGCCCCAAGGTCAAGATTGCCCGTGCCCTGGGCATTCCGCTGACCCCGAAGTCCGTCAAGTACTTCGAGGCCCGCCCGTACCCGCCCGGCCAGCACGGCCGCGGTCGCAAGCAGAACTCGGACTACAAGGTCCGTCTGGTCGAGAAGCAGCGTCTGCGCGCGCAGTACGACCTGAGCGAGACCCAGATGGCCCGCGCGTTCGACCGTGCCCGCAAGGTCGAGGGCAAGACCGGTGAGGCGCTGATCAGCGAGCTCGAGACCCGTCTCGACTCCCTGGTGCTGCGTTCGGGCATCGCCCGCACCATCTACCAGGCCCGCCAGATGGTCGTTCACGGCCACATCGAGGTCAACGGTTCGAAGGTCAACCGTCCCTCGTTCCAGCTCAAGCCCGGCTTCGTGGTGACGGTCCGTGACCGTTCCAAGGAGAAGACCCCGTTCCAGGTCGCCCGTGAGGGTGGCAACGCGGGTGAGGGTCAGACCCCGAAGTACCTCGAGGTCAACCTGAAGGCCCTGGCCTTCCGTCTGGACCGCGCGCCCCAGCGTCGCGAGGTTCCGGTCATCTGCGACGAGCAGCTCGTCGTCGAGTACTACTCGCGCTGA
- a CDS encoding DUF948 domain-containing protein → MSGGEVAGLVVAVFWAVLVTLLSVVLVRLAGALRQATALVAAVTERTVPLLDEAAETLRAANDQLVRVDAITADVQDAAANAQALSSTMAATLGGPLVKLSAFSYGVRSAVARQRSSGVPERYAPQQTERELIERMVRTQVKAEVRAATAPRGVLARLFAKKG, encoded by the coding sequence GTGTCCGGTGGAGAGGTCGCGGGCCTCGTCGTCGCCGTCTTCTGGGCCGTGCTGGTGACGCTGCTCTCGGTGGTGCTGGTCCGGCTGGCCGGCGCACTGCGCCAGGCCACCGCGCTGGTCGCCGCCGTCACCGAGCGGACCGTCCCGCTGCTGGACGAGGCCGCCGAGACCCTGCGCGCAGCCAACGACCAACTGGTGCGGGTGGACGCCATCACCGCCGACGTCCAGGACGCGGCGGCCAACGCCCAGGCGCTGTCCTCGACCATGGCGGCGACCCTCGGCGGCCCGCTGGTGAAGCTCTCCGCATTCAGCTACGGCGTGCGCAGCGCGGTCGCCCGGCAGCGCTCGTCCGGGGTGCCCGAGCGCTACGCTCCGCAGCAGACCGAGCGCGAGCTCATCGAACGCATGGTCAGAACCCAGGTCAAGGCCGAGGTCAGGGCCGCCACCGCGCCCCGCGGGGTGCTGGCCCGGCTGTTCGCGAAGAAGGGCTGA